AATTTGTTCTTCCGCTCAAATATATTAATTACTATATCTGTTCTGCCCGATTCTATCAATCGTTTGAACATGAATAAACCGCTCGGGCCACCGCCGAGAATACCAATTCGTTTTTCCAATTTTTGAAGGCTTAAATAAAGAATATAGCATCAACACCGTTGGCGATTAAATGTTTTATCAGAACCTATTTTAAAGAAATATGAGCCGGATAACAGGATTTTCACAAATCTTTAATTGTTAACATAATTCCTGATCTTTCTTGACATCACTCTTCCGGTCACACCACTAATTACTATATCCAATTAAAAGAATCAATTTATCTCTTTTGTAGCATTATTAGCTATTCTTATCTAATGCAAAAGAAAGAATGACAACCTCCTCCCCCTGCTCAACATCCCAATAGTAGTAAGTATCAGCGGATCGTTAACAAACTGATGGAAGCCGGTGTTGCGGGTGTAAGTTTAACTGTCATCTCGCCAGAAGGCACATGGAATGGTGTTGGCGGCATGGCCGATATCCAAAACAAAATACCGATGTCACCTAACAATACTTTGCGTATTGGCAGTATGACAAAAATGGTAAAGCGTTTTATTTTCCAAATCAAAAAGTGACACTAGTCATCCTGACAAATTATCGTTCTGGCGACCCGAATTCGCAGGTGAAGAAAATACTGAATGCGAAAGAAACATTCAATCTATTGTTTTAACCTTTACAACCCTGGCCCCCACTCAAAGGACTTACTGGCCCCCTTTAGCTATCACACACCTGGCTAACTTTGCTAACACACTCCAATAATAGAGTTTTATTATAAATCATTAGCTATGAAAAAGGTCACATTAATAACTT
The sequence above is drawn from the Pedobacter cryoconitis genome and encodes:
- a CDS encoding serine hydrolase gives rise to the protein MVNKLMEAGVAGVSLTVISPEGTWNGVGGMADIQNKIPMSPNNTLRIGSMTKMVKRFIFQIKK